Sequence from the Haematobia irritans isolate KBUSLIRL unplaced genomic scaffold, ASM5000362v1 scaffold_71, whole genome shotgun sequence genome:
AGAAGGAAGGCAGGCAGAGAtggtaatatataaatatatcctCATAAGAGCTCTCAGATACCATCTATCATCATACAACAAACAGACCAACACACGTGTACATCCCAGACGATAAACTGCAAAACGTGGTTGACAGTAAAAACAAAATGGCGCTTGAAGGTGGAAATTATGTTACTCACCAATTCTTGTAGAAACGACGACGGCATTCTTCGGACAAATGCTGAGCCCAGACATTAACCAAGGCGCGCAAACCAAAGGGAGTTTCAATGTAGCCCACAGCACCAACAACAATCATTGGTGGGGTTTCCAAAACAGTAACAGCTTCGACAACCTCCTTCTTGTTGATCtctgaaaatatgaaataaatttcattagtTTTCCATACATCTGATATAATGAATACTAGCTATATATGATATTCCTTCTTTTTTTAATCAGTCCGCCCTAGTTAAATTATAATCATGGGAATCATTTATGTTCTaaccataaataaattaactgTTTCTCATCATAAAAAAAAGAGGAACTATATGACGATGTACATAAGTTTTCTTAACACGTTTTTATAAATACTTACTTGAACCAGGACGGTCAGCCTCGCGTACAATGTGAGTCATACCAGCTTTGTAGGCAAGGAAGCAAGTCAAATGTACAGGCTTGCTGGGATCATCCTTGGGGAAAGCCTTAACCTTACCACGATGACGCGCCGCACGCTTCTTGGGATAGAAGGCCATGGAACCATGGCGAGGAGCCGAGAATTTACGGTGAGACTGTAAAAAACGAAGCGAAAGTTAACATATGTGTGGTGTATAAAATTTGAGGTTAGGTAGTGTGCAAATCAGAAAAAACGTGGCATCataaaaaaaaccaacacaATTTAATATATGAAAAGAATGCCAAATCCATATGTTATCGtacaatttttactattttaaacTGAAAACATAAAATGCAACTTCAAACTGCATATTGTTGACTCCACTACTGAGATAGTTGTGCCATTATATACCATTTTATAATCACAAATTACGATTTTAATGAGCCACTTTTCTTTTAGAAACAAGATATATTTGTTCCATCATTCTCGATTGCAGACAccgatttattttctttagtaattaattatatattctTACCATTTCTCTAGGTTTATTACCGACTGCTCTTCTCAGACGGCGAAGACAAAAAGAAAGTTGATACCCGGATTTCGAATTAAGTTGGGTGTAGTTAAATCTCAGTATTGCGTTTATTGCTAATAGAAAGCTGAATGCTGTGAACACACGCAAAACGCAGCGTACAGATGTCGCTTTAATGAGTCTTTTACATATTCAATAATTCTATGTTCACACTAAGTACCAAATCTTTTTAAAAAGAGTTTTTGGCTGAAATTCACGTAGATTTTATTACATATTCATTAGGGAAATGTCAGCTGGCTCGTAATGGttttcaacaaaatctctttCATAATCCGCTATATCACCAAGTACACCAGTTTTAATATTAACAGCTCGCCTTTTGCAGCTCTGTGGTAATTTTCATTGTTGACAATAAAATCGTCATTGCTTgtgttttgcaaaatgttcctaaaaGGTCGAGCAAAACCAATTGTACTGTGTATGTGGTATCAATGGAAGACAGTAATATGTCCAGAGTCTTGCGCCAGCCGATTTAGAGCCGGCTTCGGCGAGCCGTCGACGATATTTACGAGCCGCCACCGCCGAGATTTTGACGGCTGGAAACGGCTTAAAATAAGCCGCCGAACGAATTCACAAAGTCGCcgaagattttcataaaatgcgttttttcgcaattttttaaaaaaagcgtaaatactaaattattttataagttCGCAGGAACGTTTATAATTATTTACTGTCCAGTTTTAATgcacatttttttcatttactgTGAAAAAGTACCGTATTTGCAGGGTAATTCTAATGTTTACGGAGAGCACGCACTTACGCACTACTTTAGGTTCAATGTATGTATCGTAAAGTGAAAAGTGAACAATTGGTGactcaaaaattggtagatCAAAAATTTTACAGATATTCTAAAACGTAAACAATCATTTTGAAATCGTGTGAAAAAGAAATGgtagaaaaatcaaaaattacacAATTTGTTTAG
This genomic interval carries:
- the LOC142242822 gene encoding large ribosomal subunit protein uL3-like gives rise to the protein MSHRKFSAPRHGSMAFYPKKRAARHRGKVKAFPKDDPSKPVHLTCFLAYKAGMTHIVREADRPGSKINKKEVVEAVTVLETPPMIVVGAVGYIETPFGLRALVNVWAQHLSEECRRRFYKNW